A part of Cuculus canorus isolate bCucCan1 chromosome 23, bCucCan1.pri, whole genome shotgun sequence genomic DNA contains:
- the PHLDB1 gene encoding pleckstrin homology-like domain family B member 1 isoform X6: MEAPGRAPASPARRVQTIIQNSPLDLIDTGKGLKVQTEKPHLVSLGSGRLSTAITLLPLEEGRTTIGTAATDIILQGPGLAPQHCYIENERGTLTLHPCGNACAIDGVALQRPTRLTQGCTISLGQATFLRFNHPAEAKWMKSMIPAGGRSPAASFGLPAKPEALVNGSHQPAEHGRPSHSSLVSSIEKDLQDIMDSLVLEEPASSGSKKPPTRGRSPLSPMVNGGGRCLLSPPASPGTASGGSSYENASPAFSPLSSPASSGGCTSPSPSSSQEQGPAMPPLVPLRSSSYNHTVQPPQRPPGGGPGEPWPPEKLGDPRASSPRLTPRAAPRARGALQDRPPSPFREVRDPSAASRQPLGRTAPEPRLQPPESPRAARRNVESMRELPPLSPNLSRRAPSPRAAPDTPSLQPRLGREVPGSPRARRKGLEEPRGAGSPSPPLPAETPPRRPSFGSCLSPAYGLGSPAVPSPRQSPRVPRKLLGDPRLPTGPRERKNSITEISDNEDELLEYHRRQRQERVREQEMERLERQRLETILNLCAEYTKTDSAEPGDMHWLLAGDADAGRRLPRGAVALGRAVEELRQRESLERSDEENLKEECSSTESTHHEHEELAGPRAKEAQRLEEERAGILGHLDQLKSRVKELEQQLQETTREAEMERALLQGERESEAARLRQEQELAQQLQEKLSSLDSSIWKERDKERAKVDAERKELEHLRALYHESKSHLAQCPESMREQLREQMRREAEVLETEAKLFEDLEFQQLERESRLEEEREARGQQLLQSRAECHRSIARRKERVAALDAQAAQIRLQSTQEAERLARERNSVLQLLQKEKEKLVSLERRYQLVTGGRTFPKMSSALREETLHISEPFELLEGAQPLSPLPAAAASLASPATRSYPKAQEYMTVEQLSGILGGLRATAASPLGCTPPAPSSSGCAAPPPLLASHSSLSISAEMEPQTPVGPAWLPALDLEKWYQEVMAGFETSSSSVSPPSSPPPLPAKAHSSHKPLQVYRAKTEGDTGALPSRMKSGTPSSSQLNLSVLGRSPSPKLTACPPAQGPPSPAGSLPRNLAATLHDIETKRQLALQQKAEPLPAEPLQQGNLPGQQVIEEQKRRLAELKQKAAAEAQSQWEALHGQPPFPTAFPQLVHHSILHHHRPHGSGSRAEELDHAYDTLSLESSDSLETSISTGNNSACSPDNISSASGMEAGKIEEMEKMLKEAHAEKSRLMESREREMELRRQALEDERRRREQLERRLQDETARRQKLVEKEVKLREKHFSQARPLTRYLPIRKEDFNLRLHIESSGHNVDTCYHVILTEKMCKGYLVKMGGKIKSWKKRWFVFDRMKRTLSYYVDKHETKLKGVIYFQAIEEVYYDHLRSAAKSPNPALTFCVKTHDRLYYMVAPSAEAMRIWMDAIVTGAEGYTQFMS; the protein is encoded by the exons ATGGAGGCTCCCGGCAGGgctcctgccagcccagcccGCAGAGTCCAGACCATCATCCAG AACAGCCCCCTGGACCTGATCGACACGGGCAAGGGGCTGAAGGTGCAGACGGAGAAGCCGCACTTGGTGAGCCTGGGCAGCGGCCGGCTCAGCACCGCCATCACTCTCCTGCCCCTGGAGGAAG GGAGGACCACCATCGGCACAGCTGCGACAGACATCATCCTGCAGGGCCCTGGCCTGGCGCCCCAGCACTGCTACATCGAGAACGAGAGGGGGACGCTCACCCTGCACCCCTGCGGCAACGCCTGCGCCATCGACGGCGTGGCGCTCCAGAGGCCCACGCGCCTCACCCAGG GGTGCACCATCTCTTTGGGCCAGGCCACTTTCCTCCGCTTCAACCATCCTGCCGAGGCCAAGTGGATGAAGAGCATGATCCCGGCGGGAGGCAGGAGCCCGGCGGCTTCCTTTGGGCTACCAGCAA AGCCCGAGGCCCTGGTGAACGGCAGCCACCAGCCGGCTGAGCACGGGCGCCCCAGCCACAGCTCCCTGGTCAGCTCCATCGAGAAGGACCTGCAGGACATCATGGACTCGCTGGTGCTGGAGGAGCCGGCGTCCTCTGGCAGCAAGAAGCCACCCACCCGCGGCCGATCCCCCTTGTCCCCCATGGTGAACGGGGGTGGCCGTTGCCTCCTGTCCCCCCCGgccagccctggcacagcctcGGGGGGCTCCAGCTACGAGAATgcctccccagccttctcccCACTGTCGTCGCCGGCCAGCAGCGGCGGCTGCACCAGCCCCTcgcccagcagcagccaggagcagggcCCGGCCATGCCCCCCCTCGTCCCGCTCCGCTCCTCCAGCTACAACCACACCGTGCAGCCCCCTCAGCGCCCGCCCGGCGGGGGTCCCGGTGAGCCTTGGCCACCCGAGAAGCTGGGGGACCCCCGTGCGAGCAGCCCCCGGCTGACCCCCAGGGCGGCTCCGCGGGCGCGGGGAGCCCTGCAGGATCGGCCCCCCAGCCCCTTTCGGGAGGTGCGGGACCCCTCGGCCGCCAGCCGGCAGCCCCTTGGCAGGACGGCCCCCGAGCCCCGGCTGCAGCCCCCCGAGAGCCCGCGGGCAGCTCGCAGGAACGTGGAGAGCATGCGGGAGCTGCCCCCCCTGAGCCCCAACTTGTCGCGACGGGCCCCCAGCCCCCGGGCAGCCCCCGACACCCCCTCTTTGCAGCCCCGGCTGGGCAGGGAGGTGCCCGGCAGCCCCCGTGCCAGGCGCAAGGGGCTGGAGGAACCGAGGGGTGCCGGGAGCCCTTCGCCCCCGCTGCCAGCGGAGACCCCTCCGCGCCGCCCCAGCTTTGGCTCCTGCCTGAGCCCCGCGTACGGGCTGGGCTCCCCGGCCGTGCCCTCGCCCCGGCAGAGCCCCCGCGTCCCCAGGAAGCTGTTGGGGGACCCCCGGCTGCCAACGGGGCCTCGAGAGCGCAAGAACAGCATCACCGAGATCAGTGACAATGAGGATGAGCTGCTGGAATACCACCGGCGGCAGCGGCAGGAGCGGGTGCgggagcaggagatggagcGCCTG GAGCGGCAGCGCCTGGAGACCATCCTGAACCTCTGCGCCGAATACACCAAGACCGACAGCGCCGAGCCGGGTGACATGCACTGGCTCCTGGCTGGCGACGCGGATGCTGGCCGGCGGCTGCCCAGGGGTGCCGTGGCGCTGGGTAGAGCCGTTGAGGAGCTGCGGCAAAGGGAGAGTCTGGAGAGGTCGGACGAGGAGAACCTGAAGGAGGAGTGCAGCAGCACTGAGAGCACCCACCACGAG CACGAGGAGCTGGCTGGCCCCCGAGCCAAGGAGGCACAGCGGCTGGAGGAGGAGCGCGCTGGCATCCTCGGCCACCTGGACCAGCTGAAGAGCCGTGtcaaggagctggagcagcagctgcaggagacgACACGAGAG GCAGAGATGGAGCGGGCGCTGCTGCAAGGCGAGCGGGAATCGGAGGCGGCGCGGCTGCGGCAAGAGCAGGAGttggcacagcagctgcaggagaagctcTCCAGCCTGGACAGCAGCATCTGGAAGGAGCGGGACAAG GAAAGGGCAAAGGTTGATGCTGAAAGGAAGGAGCTAGAGCACCTCCGGGCGCTTTACCATGAGTCGAAGAGCCACCTTGCTCAGTGCCCCGAGTCAATGCGGGAGCAGTTGCGGGAGCAGATGCGAAGG GAGGCGGAGGTGCTGGAGACGGAGGCCAAGCTGTTTGAGGACCTGGAGTTCCAGCAGCTGGAGCGGGAGAGCCGCCTCGAGGAGGAGCGGGAGGCACGgggacagcagctcctgcagagccGGGCTGAGTGCCACCGCAGCATCGCCCGAAGGAAG GAGCGAGTGGCCGCACTGGatgctcaggctgcccagatcCGGCTGCAGAGCACTCAGGAGGCCGAGCGCCTGGCCAGGGAGAGGAACAGcgtcctgcagctcctgcagaag gagaaggagaaactcGTGTCTCTGGAGAGGCGATACCAGCTCGTCACCGGTGGCAGGACCTTCCCCAAAATGTCCTCAGCTCTCAGGGAG GAGACCCTCCACATCTCAGAGCCTTTTGAGCTGTTGGAGGGAGCTCAGCCCCTGAGCCCCCTGCCAGCAGCCGCTGCCTCCTTAGCTTCTCCTGCTACCCGCTCCTACCCCAAGGCACAAGAG TACATGACTGTTGAGCAGCTCTCGGGCATCCTGGGCGGCCTCCGTGCCACTGCCGCTTCGCCACTGGGCTGCACCCCTCCAGCACCTTCATCCTCAGGCTgcgctgctcctcctcctcttcttgcatctcactcttctctctccatctctgcagAG ATGGAGCCGCAGACACCGGTGGGCCCCGCGTGGCTCCCGGCTCTTGATTTAGAGAAGTGGTACCAGGAGGTCATGGCTGGCTTTGAGACCTCCTCTTCTTCtgtctctcctccttcttcccctcctccactTCCAGCTAAAGCTCACTCCTCTCACAAACCTCTTCAG GTCTATCGTGCCAAAACAGAGGGCGACACCGGTGCCCTCCCCTCTCGGATGAAGAGCGGGACCCCCTCATCCTCACAGCTCAACCTCTCCGTACTGGGGCGCAGCCCCTCACCCAAG ctgaCCGCCTGCCCTCCTGCCCAGGGCCCCCCGAGCCCCGCGGGCAGCCTGCCCCGCAACCTGGCCGCCACGCTGCACGACATCGAGACCAAGCGCCAGCTGGCCCTGCAGCAGAAGG CCGAGCCGCTCCCGGCAGAGCCCTTGCAGCAGGGCAATCTACCAG GTCAGCAGGTGATCGAGGAGCAGAAGCGGCGACTGGCGGAGTTGAAGCAGAAAGCGGCCGCCGAGGCTCAATCCCAGTGGGAAGCCCTGCACGGGCAGCCTCCCTTCCCCACTGCCTTCCCCCAGCTCGTGCATCATTCCATCCTCCACCATCACCGTCCCCACGGCAGCGGGTCCCGCGCTGAGGAGCTGGACCACGCGTACGACACCCTGAGCCTGGAGAGCTCGGACAGCCTGGAGACCAGCATCTCCACCGGCAACAACTCTGCCTGCTCGCCTGACAACATCTCCAG TGCCAGCGGGATGGAAGCGGGGAAGattgaggagatggagaagatgctgAAGGAGGCACACGCGGAGAAGTCACGGCTGATGGAGTCTCGG GAGCGCGAGATGGAGCTGCGGCGGCAGGCACTGGAGGACGAGCGCCGGCGCCGGGAGCAGCTGGAACGGCGGCTGCAGGACGAGACCGCGCGGCGACAGAagctggtggagaaggaggtcAAGCTGCGGGAGAAGCACTTCTCGCAG GCTCGTCCCTTGACGCGGTACCTCCCCATCCGCAAGGAGGATTTCAACCTGCGGCTGCACATCGAGTCCTCAGGCCACAACGTGGACACCTGCTACCACGTCATCCTGACGGAGAAGATGTGCAAGGGCTACCTGGTCAAGATGGGCGGCAAGATCAAGTCTTGGAAGAAGCGCTGGTTCGTCTTTGACCGCATGAAACGCACTCTCTCCTACTACGTGG ATAAACACGAGACAAAGCTGAAGGGCGTCATCTATTTCCAAGCCATCGAAGAGGTTTATTACGACCACCTCCGCAGCGCGGCGAAG agcCCCAACCCCGCCCTCACCTTCTGCGTCAAGACCCACGACCGCCTCTACTACATGGTGGCCCCCTCGGCGGAGGCCATGCGCATCTGGATGGACGCCATCGTCACCGGTGCCGAGGGCTACACCCAGTTCATGAGCTGA
- the PHLDB1 gene encoding pleckstrin homology-like domain family B member 1 isoform X7 has product MGSEQAAKLDGGCDAAGAGWKELHPEGRAGGTAGDSCPVRSQQQPVPESAWRLRAGTMEAPGRAPASPARRVQTIIQNSPLDLIDTGKGLKVQTEKPHLVSLGSGRLSTAITLLPLEEGRTTIGTAATDIILQGPGLAPQHCYIENERGTLTLHPCGNACAIDGVALQRPTRLTQGCTISLGQATFLRFNHPAEAKWMKSMIPAGGRSPAASFGLPAKPEALVNGSHQPAEHGRPSHSSLVSSIEKDLQDIMDSLVLEEPASSGSKKPPTRGRSPLSPMVNGGGRCLLSPPASPGTASGGSSYENASPAFSPLSSPASSGGCTSPSPSSSQEQGPAMPPLVPLRSSSYNHTVQPPQRPPGGGPGEPWPPEKLGDPRASSPRLTPRAAPRARGALQDRPPSPFREVRDPSAASRQPLGRTAPEPRLQPPESPRAARRNVESMRELPPLSPNLSRRAPSPRAAPDTPSLQPRLGREVPGSPRARRKGLEEPRGAGSPSPPLPAETPPRRPSFGSCLSPAYGLGSPAVPSPRQSPRVPRKLLGDPRLPTGPRERKNSITEISDNEDELLEYHRRQRQERVREQEMERLERQRLETILNLCAEYTKTDSAEPGDMHWLLAGDADAGRRLPRGAVALGRAVEELRQRESLERSDEENLKEECSSTESTHHEHEELAGPRAKEAQRLEEERAGILGHLDQLKSRVKELEQQLQETTREAEMERALLQGERESEAARLRQEQELAQQLQEKLSSLDSSIWKERDKERAKVDAERKELEHLRALYHESKSHLAQCPESMREQLREQMRREAEVLETEAKLFEDLEFQQLERESRLEEEREARGQQLLQSRAECHRSIARRKERVAALDAQAAQIRLQSTQEAERLARERNSVLQLLQKEKEKLVSLERRYQLVTGGRTFPKMSSALREETLHISEPFELLEGAQPLSPLPAAAASLASPATRSYPKAQEEYMRLSDVFRFCSNAHGPSLDTKASAAAPAATQRSFLLAVPPAADEVYRAKTEGDTGALPSRMKSGTPSSSQLNLSVLGRSPSPKLTACPPAQGPPSPAGSLPRNLAATLHDIETKRQLALQQKAEPLPAEPLQQGNLPGQQVIEEQKRRLAELKQKAAAEAQSQWEALHGQPPFPTAFPQLVHHSILHHHRPHGSGSRAEELDHAYDTLSLESSDSLETSISTGNNSACSPDNISSASGMEAGKIEEMEKMLKEAHAEKSRLMESREREMELRRQALEDERRRREQLERRLQDETARRQKLVEKEVKLREKHFSQARPLTRYLPIRKEDFNLRLHIESSGHNVDTCYHVILTEKMCKGYLVKMGGKIKSWKKRWFVFDRMKRTLSYYVDKHETKLKGVIYFQAIEEVYYDHLRSAAKSPNPALTFCVKTHDRLYYMVAPSAEAMRIWMDAIVTGAEGYTQFMS; this is encoded by the exons ATGGGGAGCGAGCAGGCAGCCAAGTTGGACGGAGGCTGCGATGCTGCGGG AGCCGGCTGGAAGGAGCTGCACCCCGAGGGACGGGCTGGGGGCACAGCGGGCGACTCCTGCCCGGTGAGGAGCCAG cagcagcctgtgcctgAGAGTGCCTGGCGTCTCCGAGCGGGCACCATGGAGGCTCCCGGCAGGgctcctgccagcccagcccGCAGAGTCCAGACCATCATCCAG AACAGCCCCCTGGACCTGATCGACACGGGCAAGGGGCTGAAGGTGCAGACGGAGAAGCCGCACTTGGTGAGCCTGGGCAGCGGCCGGCTCAGCACCGCCATCACTCTCCTGCCCCTGGAGGAAG GGAGGACCACCATCGGCACAGCTGCGACAGACATCATCCTGCAGGGCCCTGGCCTGGCGCCCCAGCACTGCTACATCGAGAACGAGAGGGGGACGCTCACCCTGCACCCCTGCGGCAACGCCTGCGCCATCGACGGCGTGGCGCTCCAGAGGCCCACGCGCCTCACCCAGG GGTGCACCATCTCTTTGGGCCAGGCCACTTTCCTCCGCTTCAACCATCCTGCCGAGGCCAAGTGGATGAAGAGCATGATCCCGGCGGGAGGCAGGAGCCCGGCGGCTTCCTTTGGGCTACCAGCAA AGCCCGAGGCCCTGGTGAACGGCAGCCACCAGCCGGCTGAGCACGGGCGCCCCAGCCACAGCTCCCTGGTCAGCTCCATCGAGAAGGACCTGCAGGACATCATGGACTCGCTGGTGCTGGAGGAGCCGGCGTCCTCTGGCAGCAAGAAGCCACCCACCCGCGGCCGATCCCCCTTGTCCCCCATGGTGAACGGGGGTGGCCGTTGCCTCCTGTCCCCCCCGgccagccctggcacagcctcGGGGGGCTCCAGCTACGAGAATgcctccccagccttctcccCACTGTCGTCGCCGGCCAGCAGCGGCGGCTGCACCAGCCCCTcgcccagcagcagccaggagcagggcCCGGCCATGCCCCCCCTCGTCCCGCTCCGCTCCTCCAGCTACAACCACACCGTGCAGCCCCCTCAGCGCCCGCCCGGCGGGGGTCCCGGTGAGCCTTGGCCACCCGAGAAGCTGGGGGACCCCCGTGCGAGCAGCCCCCGGCTGACCCCCAGGGCGGCTCCGCGGGCGCGGGGAGCCCTGCAGGATCGGCCCCCCAGCCCCTTTCGGGAGGTGCGGGACCCCTCGGCCGCCAGCCGGCAGCCCCTTGGCAGGACGGCCCCCGAGCCCCGGCTGCAGCCCCCCGAGAGCCCGCGGGCAGCTCGCAGGAACGTGGAGAGCATGCGGGAGCTGCCCCCCCTGAGCCCCAACTTGTCGCGACGGGCCCCCAGCCCCCGGGCAGCCCCCGACACCCCCTCTTTGCAGCCCCGGCTGGGCAGGGAGGTGCCCGGCAGCCCCCGTGCCAGGCGCAAGGGGCTGGAGGAACCGAGGGGTGCCGGGAGCCCTTCGCCCCCGCTGCCAGCGGAGACCCCTCCGCGCCGCCCCAGCTTTGGCTCCTGCCTGAGCCCCGCGTACGGGCTGGGCTCCCCGGCCGTGCCCTCGCCCCGGCAGAGCCCCCGCGTCCCCAGGAAGCTGTTGGGGGACCCCCGGCTGCCAACGGGGCCTCGAGAGCGCAAGAACAGCATCACCGAGATCAGTGACAATGAGGATGAGCTGCTGGAATACCACCGGCGGCAGCGGCAGGAGCGGGTGCgggagcaggagatggagcGCCTG GAGCGGCAGCGCCTGGAGACCATCCTGAACCTCTGCGCCGAATACACCAAGACCGACAGCGCCGAGCCGGGTGACATGCACTGGCTCCTGGCTGGCGACGCGGATGCTGGCCGGCGGCTGCCCAGGGGTGCCGTGGCGCTGGGTAGAGCCGTTGAGGAGCTGCGGCAAAGGGAGAGTCTGGAGAGGTCGGACGAGGAGAACCTGAAGGAGGAGTGCAGCAGCACTGAGAGCACCCACCACGAG CACGAGGAGCTGGCTGGCCCCCGAGCCAAGGAGGCACAGCGGCTGGAGGAGGAGCGCGCTGGCATCCTCGGCCACCTGGACCAGCTGAAGAGCCGTGtcaaggagctggagcagcagctgcaggagacgACACGAGAG GCAGAGATGGAGCGGGCGCTGCTGCAAGGCGAGCGGGAATCGGAGGCGGCGCGGCTGCGGCAAGAGCAGGAGttggcacagcagctgcaggagaagctcTCCAGCCTGGACAGCAGCATCTGGAAGGAGCGGGACAAG GAAAGGGCAAAGGTTGATGCTGAAAGGAAGGAGCTAGAGCACCTCCGGGCGCTTTACCATGAGTCGAAGAGCCACCTTGCTCAGTGCCCCGAGTCAATGCGGGAGCAGTTGCGGGAGCAGATGCGAAGG GAGGCGGAGGTGCTGGAGACGGAGGCCAAGCTGTTTGAGGACCTGGAGTTCCAGCAGCTGGAGCGGGAGAGCCGCCTCGAGGAGGAGCGGGAGGCACGgggacagcagctcctgcagagccGGGCTGAGTGCCACCGCAGCATCGCCCGAAGGAAG GAGCGAGTGGCCGCACTGGatgctcaggctgcccagatcCGGCTGCAGAGCACTCAGGAGGCCGAGCGCCTGGCCAGGGAGAGGAACAGcgtcctgcagctcctgcagaag gagaaggagaaactcGTGTCTCTGGAGAGGCGATACCAGCTCGTCACCGGTGGCAGGACCTTCCCCAAAATGTCCTCAGCTCTCAGGGAG GAGACCCTCCACATCTCAGAGCCTTTTGAGCTGTTGGAGGGAGCTCAGCCCCTGAGCCCCCTGCCAGCAGCCGCTGCCTCCTTAGCTTCTCCTGCTACCCGCTCCTACCCCAAGGCACAAGAG GAGTACATGAGGCTGTCTGACGTTTTCAGGTTCTGCAGCAATGCGCACGGCCCCAGCCTGGACACTAAAGCTTCGgctgctgcccctgctgccACTCAGCGCTCTTTCTTGCTTGCTGTACCTCCCGCAGCCGATGAG GTCTATCGTGCCAAAACAGAGGGCGACACCGGTGCCCTCCCCTCTCGGATGAAGAGCGGGACCCCCTCATCCTCACAGCTCAACCTCTCCGTACTGGGGCGCAGCCCCTCACCCAAG ctgaCCGCCTGCCCTCCTGCCCAGGGCCCCCCGAGCCCCGCGGGCAGCCTGCCCCGCAACCTGGCCGCCACGCTGCACGACATCGAGACCAAGCGCCAGCTGGCCCTGCAGCAGAAGG CCGAGCCGCTCCCGGCAGAGCCCTTGCAGCAGGGCAATCTACCAG GTCAGCAGGTGATCGAGGAGCAGAAGCGGCGACTGGCGGAGTTGAAGCAGAAAGCGGCCGCCGAGGCTCAATCCCAGTGGGAAGCCCTGCACGGGCAGCCTCCCTTCCCCACTGCCTTCCCCCAGCTCGTGCATCATTCCATCCTCCACCATCACCGTCCCCACGGCAGCGGGTCCCGCGCTGAGGAGCTGGACCACGCGTACGACACCCTGAGCCTGGAGAGCTCGGACAGCCTGGAGACCAGCATCTCCACCGGCAACAACTCTGCCTGCTCGCCTGACAACATCTCCAG TGCCAGCGGGATGGAAGCGGGGAAGattgaggagatggagaagatgctgAAGGAGGCACACGCGGAGAAGTCACGGCTGATGGAGTCTCGG GAGCGCGAGATGGAGCTGCGGCGGCAGGCACTGGAGGACGAGCGCCGGCGCCGGGAGCAGCTGGAACGGCGGCTGCAGGACGAGACCGCGCGGCGACAGAagctggtggagaaggaggtcAAGCTGCGGGAGAAGCACTTCTCGCAG GCTCGTCCCTTGACGCGGTACCTCCCCATCCGCAAGGAGGATTTCAACCTGCGGCTGCACATCGAGTCCTCAGGCCACAACGTGGACACCTGCTACCACGTCATCCTGACGGAGAAGATGTGCAAGGGCTACCTGGTCAAGATGGGCGGCAAGATCAAGTCTTGGAAGAAGCGCTGGTTCGTCTTTGACCGCATGAAACGCACTCTCTCCTACTACGTGG ATAAACACGAGACAAAGCTGAAGGGCGTCATCTATTTCCAAGCCATCGAAGAGGTTTATTACGACCACCTCCGCAGCGCGGCGAAG agcCCCAACCCCGCCCTCACCTTCTGCGTCAAGACCCACGACCGCCTCTACTACATGGTGGCCCCCTCGGCGGAGGCCATGCGCATCTGGATGGACGCCATCGTCACCGGTGCCGAGGGCTACACCCAGTTCATGAGCTGA